A stretch of the Sphingosinithalassobacter tenebrarum genome encodes the following:
- a CDS encoding DUF4262 domain-containing protein, translating to MADVRDWIDETVERCGWAVLSVAPRVDSDDPQEWFSYSIGLAHSFGWPELIVFGMGSELRAAIINDAVRECRDKGVAPHSGMRLTEVLEGYDVLCRDGADIADQYFGGAIRFARKTGQTQDMQRLQLFWPDLEGLFPGDPGCDEGVVAEQTPLNPIYRKKRRFHLFGRS from the coding sequence GTGGCGGACGTCCGGGACTGGATCGATGAGACAGTCGAGCGATGCGGCTGGGCGGTCCTGTCGGTCGCGCCGCGCGTCGATAGTGACGATCCGCAGGAATGGTTCTCCTATTCGATCGGTCTTGCGCACAGTTTCGGTTGGCCGGAGCTGATCGTGTTCGGAATGGGAAGCGAGTTGCGCGCCGCGATAATCAATGATGCGGTTCGCGAATGTCGTGACAAAGGGGTGGCGCCGCATTCGGGAATGCGTCTCACGGAAGTGCTCGAGGGATATGACGTGCTGTGCCGCGATGGCGCGGACATCGCCGACCAGTATTTCGGCGGGGCCATCCGGTTCGCTCGCAAGACAGGGCAAACCCAGGATATGCAGCGGCTACAGTTGTTCTGGCCCGATCTGGAGGGGCTTTTCCCCGGTGATCCCGGTTGTGACGAGGGCGTTGTTGCCGAACAGACGCCCTTGAATCCCATCTACCGCAAGAAGCGTCGATTTCATTTATTCGGGAGGTCCTGA
- a CDS encoding GNAT family N-acetyltransferase, translating to MSTAAVQFRAARRDDLPAILALIAQDTTPPDREFVSDPPDPRYLAAFDALAADSNQLLAVAELDGRVVGTLQLTFIPGLAFRGSWRGLIESVRIVDDLRGQGLGTMMMDWAVAQCRERGCRMAQLTSNMNRPDAHRFYERLGWVRSHYGFKLQLED from the coding sequence ATGAGTACGGCGGCGGTACAATTCCGTGCCGCCCGGCGCGACGATCTCCCCGCAATCCTCGCGCTGATCGCACAGGATACGACGCCGCCCGACCGCGAGTTTGTGAGCGACCCGCCCGATCCGCGCTACCTTGCCGCCTTCGATGCGCTGGCGGCCGATTCCAACCAGCTGCTCGCGGTCGCCGAACTGGACGGCCGCGTCGTCGGCACGCTGCAACTCACCTTCATCCCCGGCCTCGCTTTCCGGGGAAGCTGGCGCGGCCTGATCGAATCGGTCCGCATCGTCGATGATCTGCGCGGGCAGGGGCTCGGGACGATGATGATGGACTGGGCCGTCGCGCAATGCCGGGAACGCGGCTGCCGCATGGCGCAACTGACATCGAACATGAACCGCCCCGACGCGCACCGCTTCTACGAACGGCTCGGCTGGGTGCGGAGTCACTACGGATTCAAGCTGCAACTGGAGGATTGA
- a CDS encoding acetyl/propionyl/methylcrotonyl-CoA carboxylase subunit alpha, translating into MIESLLIANRGEIACRIIDTARELGIRTVAVYSDADAQARHVRMADEAVHIGPSAARESYLVGEKIIAAAKQTGAQAIHPGYGFLSENADFAQAVADAGLIWIGATPSSIRAMGLKDAAKKLMQDAGVPTTPGYLGENQDPDHLKAQADEIGYPVLIKAVAGGGGKGMRRVDASGDFRDALESCKREAASSFGDDRVLIEKYILSPRHIEVQIFGDTHGNVVHLFERDCSLQRRHQKVIEEAPAPGMSPETREELCAAAVRAAKAVDYVGAGTIEFIADASEGLRADRIWFMEMNTRLQVEHPVTEEITGVDLVEWQIRIAAGEPIPAKQEQLKIHGHAIEARLYAEDPATGFLPSTGKLAALHLFEGPRTSFRVETGVEQGDAVSPFYDPMIAKLIVHAENRADAIDDLQHMINKSHAWPVKTNAGFLWRCLDSDAFRSGDVTTGFIADAGETLIPAPEAPDEFWHAAALHVMERADTLEVETTPWTSFSGFRLNAAPRREVALAGPGETRIVPITGGGDYDDAWLIEASRIPGEEAFLLFDGGQPYRFAPARHEGGAGGAAADGAILAPMPGKVIAVDVAAGDNVAAGQKLVTLEAMKMEHSLTAPFDGTVAELNVETGSQVSEGTVLVLVDKAEE; encoded by the coding sequence ATGATCGAATCGCTTCTCATCGCCAATCGCGGCGAAATCGCCTGCCGAATCATCGACACCGCGCGCGAGCTGGGCATCCGCACCGTCGCGGTCTATTCGGACGCCGATGCGCAGGCGCGGCATGTCCGCATGGCCGATGAAGCCGTGCATATCGGCCCCTCCGCGGCGCGCGAATCCTATCTCGTCGGCGAAAAGATCATCGCGGCGGCAAAGCAGACCGGCGCGCAGGCGATCCATCCGGGCTATGGCTTCCTCTCCGAAAACGCCGATTTCGCGCAGGCCGTGGCCGATGCGGGGCTGATCTGGATCGGCGCCACGCCGTCCTCGATCCGCGCAATGGGCCTCAAGGACGCCGCCAAGAAGCTGATGCAGGATGCCGGCGTGCCGACCACGCCCGGCTATCTCGGCGAAAATCAGGACCCCGATCATTTGAAGGCACAGGCCGACGAGATCGGCTATCCGGTGCTGATCAAGGCCGTCGCGGGCGGCGGCGGCAAGGGGATGCGCCGCGTCGATGCCTCGGGTGATTTCCGCGACGCACTCGAAAGCTGCAAGCGCGAGGCCGCGTCGTCCTTCGGCGACGATCGCGTGCTGATCGAGAAATACATCCTCTCGCCGCGCCATATCGAGGTTCAGATCTTCGGCGACACCCACGGCAATGTCGTGCACTTGTTCGAGCGCGATTGCTCGCTCCAGCGTCGCCACCAGAAAGTGATCGAGGAGGCCCCCGCGCCGGGCATGAGCCCCGAAACGCGCGAGGAGCTCTGCGCCGCCGCCGTCCGCGCGGCCAAGGCAGTCGATTATGTCGGCGCGGGCACGATCGAATTCATCGCCGACGCCAGCGAAGGCCTGCGCGCCGATCGCATCTGGTTTATGGAAATGAACACGCGGCTTCAGGTCGAGCATCCGGTGACCGAGGAAATCACCGGCGTCGATCTGGTCGAATGGCAGATCCGCATCGCGGCGGGCGAGCCGATCCCGGCCAAGCAGGAACAGCTCAAGATCCACGGCCACGCGATCGAGGCGCGGCTCTATGCCGAGGACCCGGCGACCGGCTTTCTGCCGAGCACCGGCAAGCTCGCCGCGCTCCATCTGTTCGAAGGGCCGCGCACCAGCTTCCGCGTCGAAACCGGGGTGGAGCAGGGCGACGCCGTTTCGCCCTTCTACGATCCGATGATCGCCAAGCTGATCGTCCATGCCGAAAACCGTGCGGACGCGATCGACGACCTGCAGCACATGATCAACAAGAGCCATGCCTGGCCGGTGAAGACCAATGCCGGCTTCCTGTGGCGCTGCCTCGACAGCGATGCGTTCCGCAGCGGTGACGTCACCACCGGTTTCATCGCCGATGCGGGCGAAACGCTGATCCCGGCGCCCGAAGCGCCCGACGAATTCTGGCACGCCGCCGCGCTGCACGTGATGGAGCGTGCCGACACGCTTGAAGTCGAAACCACGCCCTGGACCAGTTTCAGCGGCTTTCGCCTCAATGCCGCGCCGCGTCGCGAAGTCGCGCTGGCCGGACCTGGCGAAACGCGCATCGTGCCGATCACCGGCGGCGGCGACTATGATGACGCCTGGCTGATCGAGGCATCGCGCATCCCCGGCGAGGAAGCATTCCTGCTGTTCGACGGCGGCCAGCCCTATCGCTTCGCCCCGGCCCGTCACGAAGGCGGCGCGGGCGGCGCGGCGGCCGACGGCGCGATCCTCGCGCCGATGCCGGGAAAGGTGATCGCCGTCGATGTCGCGGCGGGCGACAATGTCGCCGCCGGGCAGAAGCTCGTCACGCTCGAAGCGATGAAGATGGAACACAGCCTCACTGCGCCGTTCGACGGGACGGTTGCCGAGCTCAATGTCGAAACCGGCAGTCAGGTGAGCGAAGGCACGGTGCTGGTGCTGGTGGACAAGGCCGAGGAATGA
- a CDS encoding alpha-hydroxy-acid oxidizing protein, which translates to MPHYGDYQNALYFAGLSGKTPDLPVDFATLEARAAKAMPDSVRDYVMGGCGDEATQDANASAFAHWGMVPRMLVDCATRDLSIDLLGMKLPSPIFMAPIGVTGICTEDGHGDIAAARASAETGVPFIGSTLMNDPMEAVFAACGDTPALYQLYTPKNEDLAASLVSRAEKAGAKALVVTLDTWVTGWRPRDLNSGNFPQLRGHVLANYTSDPVFRDLLGKDPAEDVQAAVMLWVSLFGKVLTWDDLPWLRGLTSLPILLKGICHPDDARRAVDAGIDGIYCSNHGGRQANGGIAAIDMLPDVVKAAGDTPVLFDSGIRSGTDVVKALAMGAAAVGIGRPYCYGLALGGAAGAAHVLKSILAEADLLMAVNGMPTLDAVREAGVTRI; encoded by the coding sequence ATGCCCCATTACGGCGACTATCAGAACGCCCTCTATTTTGCGGGCCTGAGCGGAAAGACCCCCGACCTTCCCGTCGATTTCGCCACGCTCGAAGCGCGCGCCGCCAAGGCGATGCCCGACAGCGTCCGCGATTATGTGATGGGCGGTTGCGGCGACGAGGCAACGCAGGACGCCAACGCATCCGCCTTCGCCCATTGGGGCATGGTGCCGCGGATGCTGGTCGATTGCGCCACGCGCGACCTGTCGATCGACCTGTTGGGCATGAAGCTGCCGTCGCCCATTTTCATGGCGCCGATCGGCGTCACCGGCATCTGCACCGAGGACGGGCATGGCGACATCGCCGCCGCGCGGGCCTCGGCCGAAACCGGCGTTCCCTTCATCGGATCGACGCTGATGAACGATCCGATGGAGGCGGTGTTCGCCGCCTGCGGCGATACGCCCGCGCTCTACCAGCTCTACACGCCCAAGAACGAGGATCTTGCCGCCAGCCTCGTCTCCCGCGCCGAAAAGGCGGGCGCCAAGGCGCTGGTGGTGACGCTCGACACCTGGGTCACCGGCTGGCGCCCGCGTGACTTGAACAGCGGCAATTTCCCGCAGCTGCGCGGCCATGTCCTCGCCAACTACACCAGCGATCCGGTGTTCCGCGACCTGCTCGGCAAGGACCCGGCGGAGGATGTGCAGGCCGCGGTGATGCTGTGGGTCAGCCTGTTCGGCAAGGTGCTGACCTGGGATGATTTGCCCTGGCTGCGCGGCCTCACCAGCCTGCCGATCCTGCTCAAGGGCATCTGCCACCCCGACGATGCGCGCCGCGCGGTCGATGCCGGGATCGACGGCATTTATTGCTCCAATCATGGCGGGCGGCAGGCCAATGGCGGGATCGCTGCGATCGACATGCTGCCCGACGTCGTGAAGGCGGCCGGGGACACGCCGGTGCTGTTCGACTCCGGCATCCGTTCGGGCACCGATGTCGTGAAAGCGCTGGCGATGGGCGCGGCGGCGGTGGGCATCGGGCGCCCCTATTGCTACGGGCTCGCGCTGGGCGGTGCGGCGGGAGCCGCGCATGTCCTCAAATCGATTCTCGCCGAGGCCGACTTGCTGATGGCGGTCAACGGCATGCCGACTCTCGACGCCGTGCGCGAAGCCGGCGTCACCCGTATCTGA
- a CDS encoding alpha/beta hydrolase, producing the protein MAAIAAMLLSLSGGGAIAQTIEQISVHSPAIEGNLEGNSADREVFVLLPPGYDSAPERRYPVVYFLHGFTAHAATYVERGEALEAAKAVMAEGPELILVFPDSYTRHGGSMYSTSPTTGDFEGFVTRDLIAYVDSHYRTIATRESRGLAGHSMGGYGTLKLGMKYPDLFSSLYAMSPCCTAPTPITGEQAAQLAQVTPEQADNAPFFLRAALASFAAWSPAPDKPPFFFDTGAQEDGTVDPIVVGRLAANAPEVMLPQYLPALARMEAIGMEVGDSDFLIDGIVAMHEAMTRFGLAHDWEVYQGDHMNRLPVRFREKLLPFFQQHLDQQ; encoded by the coding sequence GTGGCGGCAATTGCCGCGATGCTGCTATCCCTGTCCGGCGGCGGCGCCATCGCGCAGACGATCGAGCAGATTTCGGTCCATTCGCCTGCGATCGAAGGCAATCTGGAAGGCAACAGCGCCGACCGCGAGGTGTTCGTGCTGCTCCCGCCGGGCTATGACAGCGCGCCCGAGCGCCGGTATCCGGTCGTCTATTTCCTCCACGGCTTCACGGCACATGCCGCCACCTATGTCGAGCGCGGCGAGGCGCTGGAAGCCGCGAAGGCAGTGATGGCCGAAGGGCCGGAGCTGATTCTGGTCTTCCCGGACAGCTATACGCGGCACGGCGGATCGATGTATTCCACCTCGCCGACGACGGGCGATTTCGAAGGCTTCGTGACGCGGGACCTGATCGCCTATGTCGACTCGCACTACCGCACGATTGCGACGCGCGAAAGCCGAGGCCTCGCCGGGCATTCGATGGGCGGATACGGTACGCTCAAGCTCGGCATGAAATATCCCGACCTGTTCTCCAGCCTGTATGCCATGAGCCCCTGTTGCACCGCGCCGACGCCGATCACCGGCGAACAGGCCGCGCAACTGGCGCAGGTCACGCCCGAACAGGCGGACAACGCGCCCTTTTTTCTGCGTGCCGCACTGGCTTCGTTTGCCGCCTGGTCGCCCGCGCCGGACAAGCCGCCCTTCTTCTTTGATACCGGCGCGCAAGAGGACGGGACCGTGGACCCGATCGTCGTCGGCCGGCTCGCTGCCAATGCGCCCGAAGTGATGCTCCCCCAATATCTGCCTGCGCTGGCGCGTATGGAAGCGATCGGGATGGAAGTGGGCGACAGCGATTTCCTGATCGACGGCATCGTCGCGATGCATGAGGCGATGACGCGCTTCGGGCTCGCGCATGACTGGGAAGTCTATCAGGGTGATCACATGAATCGCCTGCCGGTGCGGTTCCGCGAAAAACTGCTGCCCTTTTTCCAGCAGCATCTCGACCAGCAATAG
- a CDS encoding carboxyl transferase domain-containing protein → MTAPVLSTQVQTDGDQFRTNAAHNRALVEKLRADVAQAALGGSEKSRERHVSRGKLLPRDRVERLLDPGSPFLEIGQLAACDMYDGEVPGAGMIAGIGRVSGRQCMIVCNDATVKGGTYYPMTVKKHLRAQEIAEQNRLPCIYLVDSGGANLPHQAEVFPDKDHFGRIFFNQANMSALGIPQIACVMGSCTAGGAYVPAMSDETVIVREQGTIFLAGPPLVKAATGEVISAEDLGGGDLHGRKSGVVDHVAENDEHALTIVRDIVSTLAPPHDPQVNLAEPRAPKYDPEELYGIIPQDVRAPYDVHEVIARLVDGSEFHEFKSLYGTSLVCGFAHVMGQPVGIIANNGVLFSESAVKGAHFIELCCQRRIPLLFLQNISGFMVGGRYEAEGIAKHGAKLVTAVATATVPKITVLIGGSFGAGNYGMCGRAYAPRFLFTWPNSRISVMGGEQAASVLATVHRDANKWSPEEAEAFKEPVRQKYEEEGNPWHATARLWDDGIIDPAQTREVLGLALAASLEAPIPERPAFGVFRM, encoded by the coding sequence ATGACCGCACCTGTTCTATCCACGCAGGTCCAGACGGACGGCGACCAGTTCCGCACCAATGCCGCGCATAACCGCGCGCTCGTCGAAAAATTGCGCGCCGATGTCGCGCAGGCCGCGCTTGGCGGCAGCGAGAAATCGCGCGAGCGCCACGTCTCGCGCGGCAAGCTGCTGCCCCGCGACCGCGTCGAGCGGCTGCTCGACCCCGGCTCGCCCTTTCTCGAAATCGGCCAGCTCGCCGCGTGCGACATGTATGACGGCGAAGTCCCCGGCGCGGGGATGATCGCGGGCATCGGCCGCGTCTCGGGCCGCCAGTGCATGATCGTGTGCAATGATGCCACGGTGAAGGGCGGCACTTACTATCCGATGACGGTGAAGAAGCATCTGCGCGCGCAGGAAATCGCCGAGCAGAACCGCTTGCCGTGCATCTATCTGGTCGACAGCGGCGGCGCGAACCTGCCGCATCAGGCGGAGGTCTTCCCCGACAAGGACCATTTCGGCCGCATCTTCTTCAATCAGGCGAATATGTCCGCGCTCGGCATCCCGCAGATCGCCTGCGTCATGGGAAGCTGCACCGCGGGCGGCGCCTATGTCCCCGCCATGTCCGACGAAACCGTGATCGTGCGCGAACAAGGCACGATCTTCCTCGCCGGCCCGCCGCTGGTGAAGGCCGCGACGGGCGAAGTCATTTCGGCCGAGGATCTGGGCGGGGGCGACCTGCACGGCCGCAAATCGGGCGTGGTCGATCATGTCGCCGAAAATGACGAACATGCGCTGACGATCGTCCGCGACATCGTCTCGACGCTCGCCCCGCCGCACGACCCGCAGGTCAATCTCGCCGAGCCGCGCGCGCCCAAATATGATCCCGAGGAACTCTACGGCATCATCCCGCAGGACGTGCGTGCGCCCTATGACGTGCATGAAGTGATCGCGCGGCTGGTCGACGGCAGCGAGTTTCACGAATTCAAGTCGCTCTACGGCACCAGCCTCGTCTGCGGCTTCGCGCATGTCATGGGCCAGCCGGTCGGGATCATCGCCAATAACGGCGTGTTGTTCAGCGAAAGCGCGGTCAAGGGCGCACACTTCATCGAATTGTGCTGCCAGCGCCGCATCCCCTTGCTGTTCCTCCAGAATATCTCCGGCTTCATGGTCGGCGGCCGCTACGAAGCCGAAGGCATCGCCAAGCATGGCGCCAAGCTGGTGACCGCGGTCGCCACTGCGACCGTGCCCAAGATCACCGTCCTGATCGGCGGCAGTTTCGGCGCGGGCAATTACGGCATGTGCGGCCGCGCCTATGCCCCGCGCTTCCTCTTCACCTGGCCCAACAGCCGGATCAGCGTGATGGGCGGCGAACAGGCAGCGAGCGTGCTCGCGACGGTCCACCGCGACGCCAACAAATGGTCGCCCGAGGAAGCCGAGGCCTTCAAGGAGCCGGTCCGTCAGAAATATGAGGAAGAGGGCAATCCCTGGCACGCCACCGCGCGCCTTTGGGACGACGGCATCATCGATCCCGCGCAGACCCGCGAAGTGCTGGGGCTGGCGCTGGCGGCATCGCTCGAAGCGCCGATCCCCGAACGCCCGGCGTTCGGCGTGTTTCGGATGTGA
- a CDS encoding nuclear transport factor 2 family protein yields the protein MRHLLLPLLLLATPAFAQDNGLPPAQVAAPANDIQAVLAPVDAVFAGLAAHDPEQIRPHILDGATITIAESLPDGSHAVHRLTFADWLGRLEGATGNFLERMPNPAVEIDGDIAMVWGFYTFHLNGQFSHCGVDHFSLVRQDGEWKIADLTYSTRRTDCGQ from the coding sequence ATGCGCCACCTTCTTCTCCCCCTGCTCCTCCTCGCCACGCCCGCCTTCGCGCAGGACAACGGCCTTCCGCCCGCGCAAGTCGCCGCGCCGGCGAACGACATTCAGGCCGTTCTTGCGCCCGTCGATGCGGTGTTCGCCGGGCTTGCCGCGCATGACCCCGAGCAGATCCGCCCGCACATCCTCGACGGCGCTACGATCACCATTGCGGAGTCGCTTCCCGATGGCAGCCATGCCGTCCACCGCCTGACCTTCGCCGACTGGCTCGGGCGGCTCGAAGGCGCGACCGGAAATTTCCTCGAGCGGATGCCCAATCCCGCTGTCGAGATTGACGGCGACATCGCGATGGTCTGGGGCTTCTACACCTTCCATCTCAACGGGCAGTTCAGCCATTGCGGCGTCGACCATTTCAGCCTCGTCCGGCAGGACGGCGAATGGAAGATCGCCGACCTGACCTATTCGACGCGCAGGACCGATTGCGGCCAATGA
- a CDS encoding DUF3088 family protein produces MTRDTLFLLDNDWPDPAYGGERRFYCKDCITVEGLLAAFPDRAANIDVVRVAWPRPRQPLVDALGEEYQDCPALLFAEGGFANDIEALLAALHARHGFPERHP; encoded by the coding sequence ATGACGCGCGACACGCTCTTCCTGCTCGACAATGACTGGCCCGACCCGGCCTATGGCGGGGAGCGGCGCTTCTATTGCAAGGATTGCATCACCGTGGAGGGGCTGCTCGCCGCCTTCCCGGATCGCGCCGCCAATATCGATGTCGTCCGCGTCGCCTGGCCGCGTCCGCGTCAGCCATTGGTCGATGCGCTTGGCGAGGAATATCAGGACTGCCCCGCGCTCCTCTTTGCCGAGGGCGGCTTCGCCAACGATATCGAAGCGCTGCTCGCCGCGCTCCACGCGCGCCACGGATTCCCGGAGCGCCACCCGTGA